The Micromonospora siamensis genome contains the following window.
CACGTGCACGCCACGGACACCGGCCTGGCGCTGTCGGGGCTGGACCTGTCGTCGGTGCGGTCGGCGGGGGAGCTGCTGGACGCGGTCGCCGCGTTCGCGGGTCGGCTGCCGGCGGACGCGGTGGTGCTGGGGCACGGGTGGGACGAGTCGAACTGGGCGGACCCCACGCTGCCGGACGCGGACGCGGTGGACCGGGCGGCGGGTGGCCGGCGGGTGTACCTGTCGCAGGCGTCGATCCATTCGGCGTTGGTGTCGCGGGCGTTGCTGGCGGCGTGTCCGGAGGCGGCCGCGGCGCCGGGTTTCGACGCGTCGGGGTGGTTGCGGCGGGACGCGCACCATGTGGTGCGGGCGGCGGCGCAGGGGTCGGTGACGCGGGCGCAGCGGGTGGCGGCGCAGCGGGTGGCCCTGGCGCACGCGGCGTCGTTGGGGATCGCTGCGGTGCACGAGTGCGGTGGTCCGGAGATCTCCGACGAGGAGGACTTCACGGGCCTGCTGGGTGTCTCCGGGGACGGGGTGCCGGAGGTGTACGGGTACTGGGGTGAGCTGGGTGGCGCGGCGCGGGCCCGGGAGCTGGGTGCGGTGGGCGCCGGGGGTGACCTGTTCGCCGACGGGGCGTTGGGGTCGCGGACGGCGCACGTGTCGGCGGCGTACCTGGACGGGGAGCCGGGCGGGTGCGGGCACGGGTACGTCACGGCCGAGCAGGTGCGGGACCATCTGCTGGACTGTGCGGCGCACGGCATGCAGGGCGGTTTCCACGCCATCGGCGACGCGGCGATCTCGACGGTGCTGGAGGGTTTCGCGGGGGCGGCGGCGCGGCTGGGCACGGAAAGGTTGCGGGCGGC
Protein-coding sequences here:
- a CDS encoding amidohydrolase, which codes for MTNPSTTRPSTLYRGGVLHCPAEPSATALLVRDGRIAWLGVDADAPAADRVVELDGALVTPAFVDAHVHATDTGLALSGLDLSSVRSAGELLDAVAAFAGRLPADAVVLGHGWDESNWADPTLPDADAVDRAAGGRRVYLSQASIHSALVSRALLAACPEAAAAPGFDASGWLRRDAHHVVRAAAQGSVTRAQRVAAQRVALAHAASLGIAAVHECGGPEISDEEDFTGLLGVSGDGVPEVYGYWGELGGAARARELGAVGAGGDLFADGALGSRTAHVSAAYLDGEPGGCGHGYVTAEQVRDHLLDCAAHGMQGGFHAIGDAAISTVLEGFAGAAARLGTERLRAARHRIEHAEIMSKRLIAGFVEYGIVASMQPAFDRLWGGAGRMYESRLGLDRSLESNPMGAMHSVGVALAFGSDSPVTPLDPWGSVRAAAAHHNPVQRMSVRAAFAAHTRGGWRAVHLDNEGVIALGAPATFAVWSTPAGVERGLPVVQAEDPEARGADDPTPLPVCRATVLRGEVIYEEGVS